In the Phaseolus vulgaris cultivar G19833 chromosome 7, P. vulgaris v2.0, whole genome shotgun sequence genome, one interval contains:
- the LOC137830325 gene encoding uncharacterized protein isoform X1: protein MDSAPNLSPHSHNHTSTPPHSRVKGFLVYTRRKHYLNSANHEPKTEHFQTEQSRACCQDPLFNLSKLNSPDPPQELIKTELNSPPQKKIVAVHKKPVTVKELFETGLLEGVPVVYVGCKKDSTSELRGVITDGGILCSCRLCNGCRVIPPSQFEIHACNIYKRAAQYICLENGKSLLELLRACRAAPLHTLETTVQNFVSSPPEEKYFTCKSCRGCFPASNVERVGLLCLSCVESRKSESSSIHAVGKRVRSPRPVLFSRSCSCCTSELCISPQTKRHWKTRTKSSKLSLKLKTAPITSKCLSPQHKSQWRISKRYQRIHKLIFEEDGLPNGAEVAYYARGQKLLEGIKTPTGIVCRCCNTEISPSQFEVHAGWASRRKPYAYIYTSNGVSLHELAIFLSKDHKCTTKQNDYACVVCWDGGNLLLCDGCPRAFHKECASVSSIPRGEWYCQICQHTILRERPVLYNADAVAAGRVEGVDPIEEIAKRCIRIVKDIGAEIGGCILCRSSDFSRSGFGPRTIIICDQCEKEYHVGCLRDHKMAFLKELPEGDWLCCNDCTRIHTTLENLLVTVAERLPESLLDVIKKKHVERCLEPLNEIDVRWKLLNGKIASPETRPLLLEAVAMFNECFDPIVDPAAGRDLIPAMVYGRNLQTQDFGGMYCALLIVNSSVVSAGMLRIFGEDIAELPIVATRYKNRGKGYFQTLFSCIERLLAFLKVKNLVLPAAEEAESIWTEKFGFSKMKPDELTNYRMNCHQIMAFKGTIMLHKTVPRCRVINTQSSEIYIQDSQS, encoded by the exons ATGGATTCCGCCCCCAATCTTTCCCCTCATTCTCACAACCATACCTCCACTCCACCGCACTCCCGTGTCAAGGGTTTTCTCGTCTACACTCGCCGCAAGCACTACCTCAATTCCGCCAATCATGAACCCAAAACAGAACATTTTCAAACCGAACAATCTCGCGCCTGCTGCCAGGACCCCCTTTTCAACCTCTCCAAGCTCAACTCTCCCGATCCTCCCCAGGAACTAATCAAGACGGAATTGAATTCGCCGCCGCAGAAGAAGATTGTGGCGGTCCACAAGAAACCCGTTACCGTCAAGGAGCTCTTTGAAACTGGTTTGCTCGAAGGCGTTCCGGTCGTTTACGTTGGTTGCAAGAAG GATTCAACTTCGGAATTGCGGGGTGTAATTACAGATGGGGGGATCTTGTGCTCATGCCGTCTGTGCAATGGATGCAGG GTTATTCCACCTTCCCAATTTGAGATTCATGCATGTAACATATATAAGAGGGCAGCACAATATATTTGCCTTGAAAATGGGAAGAGCCTGCTTGAACTATTGAGAGCATGCAGGGCAGCTCCGCTACATACTTTGGAGACGACCGTTCAAAATTTTGTCAGTTCTCCACCTGaggaaaaatattttacttgcAAAAGTTGCAGAG GATGTTTCCCTGCTTCCAATGTGGAAAGAGTGGGCCTTTTGTGTCTATCATGCGTGGAATCAAGGAAATCTGAAAGCAGTTCGATTCATGCTGTTGGCAAAAGAGTCAG GTCCCCTCGGCCAGTATTATTCTCCCGTTCATGTTCTTGTTGTACTTCCGAACTGTGTATTTCTCCTCAAACTAAGAGACACTGGAAGACAAGAACAAA ATCATCAAAGCTGTCATTAAAATTGAAGACTGCTCCAATTACTTCAAAGTGTTTATCTCCACAACATAAAAGTCAGTGGAGGATCTCTAAAAG GTATCAACGGATAcataaattgatttttgaagAGGATGGATTGCCTAATGGAGCAGAAGTAGCTTATTATGCGCGGGGACAG AAACTGCTTGAGGGTATCAAAACACCCACTGGAATTGTCTGTCGATGCTGTAACACTGAG ATCAGCCCCTCACAGTTTGAGGTCCATGCAGGCTGGGCTTCTCGCAGGAAACC TTATGCATACATCTACACATCGAATGGGGTGTCACTCCATGAGTTAGCAATATTTCTCTCAAAAGATCACAAATGCACTACAAAGCAGAATGATTATGCATGTGTTGTTTGTTGGGATGGTGGAAACCTGTTGCTCTGTGATGGATGTCCAAGGGCATTTCATAAAG AATGTGCATCTGTATCAAGTATTCCCCGGGGTGAGTGGTACTGTCAAATTTGTCAACACACAATTCTCAGAGAAAGGCCTGTGTTATACAATGCCGATGCCGTGGCAGCTGGAAGGGTAGAAGGTGTTGATCCTATTGAGGAGATTGCCAAGAGATGCATTCGCATAGTGAAAGACATAGGAGCTGAGATTGGTGGATGTATTTTATGCAG GAGTTCTGACTTCAGCAGATCAGGATTTGGTCCTCGCACAATTATAATCTGTGATCAG TGTGAAAAGGAATATCATGTTGGTTGCTTGAGGGATCATAAGATGGCATTTCTGAAG GAGTTGCCAGAAGGGGATTGGCTTTGTTGCAATGATTGCACCAGAATACATACTACTTTGGAGAATCTCCTGGTTACGGTGGCTGAAAGACTTCCTGAATCTCTTTTGGATGTTATAAAGAAGAAGCATGTGGAAAGATGTTTAGAACCCCTTAATGAGATTGATGTAAGATGGAAACTTCTTAATGGAAAAATTGCGTCTCCTGAAACTAGGCCATTACTTTTGGAGGCAGTGGCCATGTTTAAT GAATGCTTTGATCCTATAGTTGATCCAGCTGCTGGACGTGACCTCATTCCTGCCATGGTTTATGG AAGGAATTTGCAGACTCAGGATTTTGGAGGAATGTATTGTGCATTATTGATTGTCAA TTCATCTGTGGTATCCGCTGGCATGCTTCGAATTTTTGGTGAGGACATTGCCGAACTCCCCATAGTTGCAACAAGATATAAGAACCGTGGGAAG GGCTACTTCCAAACCCTTTTCTCGTGCATTGAAAGGCTGCTGGCTTTCTTGAAAGTGAAAAATCTTGTGCTACCGGCTGCTGAAGAAGCAGAATCTATATGGACAGAAAAATTCGGATTTAGCAAGATGAAACCCGACGAG CTTACCAACTATAGAATGAATTGTCATCAGATCATGGCATTTAAGGGGACAATAATGCTTCATAAAACGGTGCCTCGTTGTAGGGTCATCAATACTCAATCATCAGAAATCTATATTCAAGATAGCCAATCGTGA
- the LOC137830325 gene encoding increased DNA methylation 1 isoform X2 yields MGGSCAHAVCAMDAGAAPLHTLETTVQNFVSSPPEEKYFTCKSCRGCFPASNVERVGLLCLSCVESRKSESSSIHAVGKRVRSPRPVLFSRSCSCCTSELCISPQTKRHWKTRTKSSKLSLKLKTAPITSKCLSPQHKSQWRISKRYQRIHKLIFEEDGLPNGAEVAYYARGQKLLEGIKTPTGIVCRCCNTEISPSQFEVHAGWASRRKPYAYIYTSNGVSLHELAIFLSKDHKCTTKQNDYACVVCWDGGNLLLCDGCPRAFHKECASVSSIPRGEWYCQICQHTILRERPVLYNADAVAAGRVEGVDPIEEIAKRCIRIVKDIGAEIGGCILCRSSDFSRSGFGPRTIIICDQCEKEYHVGCLRDHKMAFLKELPEGDWLCCNDCTRIHTTLENLLVTVAERLPESLLDVIKKKHVERCLEPLNEIDVRWKLLNGKIASPETRPLLLEAVAMFNECFDPIVDPAAGRDLIPAMVYGRNLQTQDFGGMYCALLIVNSSVVSAGMLRIFGEDIAELPIVATRYKNRGKGYFQTLFSCIERLLAFLKVKNLVLPAAEEAESIWTEKFGFSKMKPDELTNYRMNCHQIMAFKGTIMLHKTVPRCRVINTQSSEIYIQDSQS; encoded by the exons ATGGGGGGATCTTGTGCTCATGCCGTCTGTGCAATGGATGCAGG GGCAGCTCCGCTACATACTTTGGAGACGACCGTTCAAAATTTTGTCAGTTCTCCACCTGaggaaaaatattttacttgcAAAAGTTGCAGAG GATGTTTCCCTGCTTCCAATGTGGAAAGAGTGGGCCTTTTGTGTCTATCATGCGTGGAATCAAGGAAATCTGAAAGCAGTTCGATTCATGCTGTTGGCAAAAGAGTCAG GTCCCCTCGGCCAGTATTATTCTCCCGTTCATGTTCTTGTTGTACTTCCGAACTGTGTATTTCTCCTCAAACTAAGAGACACTGGAAGACAAGAACAAA ATCATCAAAGCTGTCATTAAAATTGAAGACTGCTCCAATTACTTCAAAGTGTTTATCTCCACAACATAAAAGTCAGTGGAGGATCTCTAAAAG GTATCAACGGATAcataaattgatttttgaagAGGATGGATTGCCTAATGGAGCAGAAGTAGCTTATTATGCGCGGGGACAG AAACTGCTTGAGGGTATCAAAACACCCACTGGAATTGTCTGTCGATGCTGTAACACTGAG ATCAGCCCCTCACAGTTTGAGGTCCATGCAGGCTGGGCTTCTCGCAGGAAACC TTATGCATACATCTACACATCGAATGGGGTGTCACTCCATGAGTTAGCAATATTTCTCTCAAAAGATCACAAATGCACTACAAAGCAGAATGATTATGCATGTGTTGTTTGTTGGGATGGTGGAAACCTGTTGCTCTGTGATGGATGTCCAAGGGCATTTCATAAAG AATGTGCATCTGTATCAAGTATTCCCCGGGGTGAGTGGTACTGTCAAATTTGTCAACACACAATTCTCAGAGAAAGGCCTGTGTTATACAATGCCGATGCCGTGGCAGCTGGAAGGGTAGAAGGTGTTGATCCTATTGAGGAGATTGCCAAGAGATGCATTCGCATAGTGAAAGACATAGGAGCTGAGATTGGTGGATGTATTTTATGCAG GAGTTCTGACTTCAGCAGATCAGGATTTGGTCCTCGCACAATTATAATCTGTGATCAG TGTGAAAAGGAATATCATGTTGGTTGCTTGAGGGATCATAAGATGGCATTTCTGAAG GAGTTGCCAGAAGGGGATTGGCTTTGTTGCAATGATTGCACCAGAATACATACTACTTTGGAGAATCTCCTGGTTACGGTGGCTGAAAGACTTCCTGAATCTCTTTTGGATGTTATAAAGAAGAAGCATGTGGAAAGATGTTTAGAACCCCTTAATGAGATTGATGTAAGATGGAAACTTCTTAATGGAAAAATTGCGTCTCCTGAAACTAGGCCATTACTTTTGGAGGCAGTGGCCATGTTTAAT GAATGCTTTGATCCTATAGTTGATCCAGCTGCTGGACGTGACCTCATTCCTGCCATGGTTTATGG AAGGAATTTGCAGACTCAGGATTTTGGAGGAATGTATTGTGCATTATTGATTGTCAA TTCATCTGTGGTATCCGCTGGCATGCTTCGAATTTTTGGTGAGGACATTGCCGAACTCCCCATAGTTGCAACAAGATATAAGAACCGTGGGAAG GGCTACTTCCAAACCCTTTTCTCGTGCATTGAAAGGCTGCTGGCTTTCTTGAAAGTGAAAAATCTTGTGCTACCGGCTGCTGAAGAAGCAGAATCTATATGGACAGAAAAATTCGGATTTAGCAAGATGAAACCCGACGAG CTTACCAACTATAGAATGAATTGTCATCAGATCATGGCATTTAAGGGGACAATAATGCTTCATAAAACGGTGCCTCGTTGTAGGGTCATCAATACTCAATCATCAGAAATCTATATTCAAGATAGCCAATCGTGA
- the LOC137830326 gene encoding uncharacterized protein encodes MPFFFYSSTQTNHTNPSYIHTTMVHPNSRTVGDTEHSWCRAVRGGTGIAVLALRTFKPPDISYLQASLRTLQTSHPILRSRLLHNNNTFSFLTSPTPSITLTSLTLPTNVSDPLTQILELELNRNTWHDSTDDQVFFATVYTLPNANTWVVALRLHVSACDRTTALLLLRELLALMDEEHGTGQNQKEEPSLAIEDLVARGKGKKPVWTRGLDMLAYSLNSLRLSNLKFIDAKNPRFSQVVRLQLNQHETKGLLAGCKLRGIKLCGVLVAAGLMATHCSKLSSKKYGVVTLTDCRSSLESPLTDNFGFYHSAILNSHQMKGGETLWELAKRTYQTFTESKNCNKHFADMADLNFLMCRAIENPSLTPAASLRTSLMSVFEETVVDNGGAKQREVGVEDYMGCASVHGVGPSIAVFDTIRDGSLDCVCVYPAPLHSRELVQELVGKMKAILVEAANRYNQ; translated from the exons ATGCCATTCTTCTTCTACTCCTCAACACAAACCAATCACACAAACCCTAGTTACATACATACCACCATGGTCCACCCGAACTCCCGAACCGTCGGCGACACCGAGCACAGCTGGTGCCGTGCCGTCCGCGGCGGCACCGGCATCGCCGTCCTCGCCCTCCGAACCTTCAAGCCCCCTGACATCTCCTACCTCCAAGCCTCCCTCCGAACCCTCCAAACCTCCCACCCAATCCTCAGGTCCCGACTCCTACACAACAACAACACATTCTCTTTCCTCACCTCCCCCACCCCCTCCATCACACTGACCTCACTCACCCTCCCTACTAACGTCTCCGACCCCCTTACCCAGATCCTCGAACTCGAACTCAACCGCAACACGTGGCATGACTCTACCGACGACCAGGTCTTCTTTGCCACCGTCTACACCCTCCCCAACGCCAACACCTGGGTGGTAGCACTCAGACTTCACGTCTCCGCGTGTGACCGAACCACCGCGCTGCTACTTCTCAGGGAGTTACTCGCTCTCATGGATGAAGAGCATGGCACTGGCCAAAATCAGAAAGAGGAACCTAGTTTGGCCATTGAAGATCTGGTGGCACGTGGCAAGGGCAAGAAGCCTGTGTGGACACGCGGCCTTGACATGCTCGCCTACTCTCTCAACTCTCTCAGACTCTCCAATTTGAAGTTCATTGACGCCAAAAACCCTAGATTTTCTCAAGTGGTTAGGTTGCAACTCAACCAACACGAGACCAAGGGACTTCTTGCT GGTTGCAAGTTGAGGGGGATAAAACTGTGTGGGGTGTTGGTTGCTGCGGGGTTAATGGCTACCCATTGCTCAAAACTAAGCTCCAAGAAGTATGGGGTCGTCACCCTCACCGATTGCCGATCAAGTCTTGAATCACCCCTCACTGACAATTTTG GTTTTTACCACTCTGCCATTCTGAATTCGCACCAGATGAAGGGAGGGGAAACTCTATGGGAGCTAGCGAAGAGGACATACCAAACGTTTACCGAGTCCAAGAACTGCAACAAGCATTTTGCGGACATGGCAGATTTGAACTTTCTGATGTGCAGAGCAATAGAGAACCCTAGCTTGACGCCGGCGGCGTCGCTGAGGACCTCCTTGATGTCGGTGTTCGAGGAGACTGTGGTGGACAACGGCGGCGCCAAGCAACGCGAAGTCGGGGTTGAGGACTACATGGGGTGCGCCTCCGTGCACGGGGTGGGGCCTTCGATCGCGGTTTTCGACACCATTAGGGATGGAAGCTTGGATTGCGTGTGTGTCTACCCCGCACCGTTGCACTCTAGGGAACTCGTGCAGGAGCTTGTTGGAAAGATGAAAGCTATCCTTGTTGAAGCTGCAAACAGATACAATCAATAA
- the LOC137830327 gene encoding uncharacterized protein — MAHNGDNEAQSPEPSEPIEARAFGGTEYSWCKAVPIGTGVTVLGLLLSKPPEITILQNALHNLQNSHPILRSKIHLDPSTQTFQFLTPASSNVQVQQFDLASTARIVQAQSNGDDDPFHTLLEDQLNDKTWCDYAPRNLDVLYASVYTLAHDRVAVFLRLHTAACDRAAAVALLRELLHLFSGAGTAEIGEGKVSLAIEDLIPEGKMHKPFWARGLDVLGYSFNALRFSNLNFVDAASLRRSRIVRLQLNAEETKNLLAGCKSRGIKLCGALAAAGMMAAWTSKCLPNYQREKYAVVTLVDCRPLLDPVLPSNHAGFYHSAILNTHDVCEEALWELAKRSYTSFINAMNCNKHFSDMSDLNYLMCKAIDNPGLTPSSSLRTALISVFEDPVFGDSAEMHGEIGLEDYVGCASAHGVGPSIALFDTIRNGKLDCACIYPWPLHSREQIQGLVDHMKRLLVESCGSENQQIEP, encoded by the exons ATGGCCCACAACGGCGATAACGAGGCCCAAAGCCCGGAACCGTCCGAGCCTATCGAAGCCCGCGCCTTCGGTGGAACAGAGTATAGCTGGTGCAAGGCCGTTCCCATCGGCACCGGCGTCACCGTGCTCGGCCTCCTCCTCTCGAAACCACCCGAAATCACTATTCTCCAAAATGCCCTCCACAATCTCCAAAATTCCCACCCTATCCTCCGCTCCAAGATCCACCTCGACCCCTCCACCCAAACCTTCCAGTTCCTCACTCCTGCCTCATCCAACGTCCAAGTCCAACAATTCGACCTCGCTTCAACGGCCCGCATCGTTCAGGCCCAGTCCAACGGTGACGATGACCCCTTCCACACGCTCCTCGAAGACCAGCTGAACGACAAAACTTGGTGTGATTACGCACCACGCAACCTCGACGTGCTATACGCCTCCGTCTATACCCTTGCCCACGACCGTGTCGCCGTGTTCCTCCGCCTCCACACCGCCGCATGCGACCGCGCCGCTGCGGTGGCCCTGCTCAGGGAGCTCCTGCACCTCTTCTCCGGCGCCGGGACCGCCGAGATTGGGGAGGGGAAAGTGAGTTTGGCAATAGAGGATCTGATACCCGAGGGGAAGATGCACAAGCCTTTCTGGGCGCGTGGGTTGGACGTGCTCGGGTACTCGTTCAACGCGCTCAGGTTCTCGAATTTGAACTTCGTGGATGCTGCTTCGCTTCGAAGATCGAGGATAGTGAGGTTGCAACTGAATGCAGAAGAAACCAAGAACCTTCTAGCT GGATGCAAGTCAAGAGGGATTAAACTCTGTGGGGCACTTGCAGCAGCTGGAATGATGGCAGCATGGACCTCTAAGTGCCTTCCTAATTATCAAAGAGAAAAATATGCTGTAGTAACACTTGTTGATTGCCGCCCACTTCTTGATCCTGTCCTTCCTAGCAACCATGCTG GATTTTACCATTCTGCCATCCTGAACACACATGACGTGTGTGAAGAAGCCCTATGGGAGTTGGCAAAGAGAAGCTATACCTCCTTTATAAATGCTATGAACTGCAACAAGCATTTCTCAGACATGTCTGACCTGAACTACCTCATGTGCAAGGCTATTGACAACCCCGGTTTGACACCCTCATCGTCACTTAGAACTGCCTTGATTTCTGTGTTCGAAGATCCTGTGTTTGGAGACTCGGCTGAAATGCATGGGGAGATTGGATTGGAAGACTATGTGGGTTGTGCTTCTGCTCATGGTGTTGGCCCATCCATAGCCTTATTTGATACCATAAGGAATGGAAAGTTGGATTGTGCTTGTATATATCCATGGCCCCTTCATTCAAGAGAGCAGATTCAGGGACTAGTCGATCATATGAAGAGACTACTTGTGGAAAGTTGTGGCAGTGAAAATCAACAAATTGAACCATAA
- the LOC137830328 gene encoding uncharacterized protein: METHLHQCYCHTSKFLGHPIPPSLPSFSWRPFLHARPFSPSLVSCSYNNFPRWDSNAESFRPRNFTSNGPRGKEREEQEQGYGRKRRWWSDGEREFVEDEEEDTSRGIVEEAIDGVWFLQILKSYGWTLPVILASWLLSSGPKAFLMALALPLGQSLLALAFEKLWGQPESKPKRKYRTRRKPRRGNNTRVEEEPVENQKTKKGYQSWVVEDNGSVDEGSQEAAQNFGGWDHLERSRPVKKSSFAMDGSRTIPVDGGRLSRRERKSDTPLLFRLLIAIFPFLGIWTKML, translated from the exons ATGGAGACCCATCTTCACCAGTGCTACTGCCACACTTCCAAATTTCTGGGTCACCCTATTCCACCTTCGCTACCATCTTTCTCATGGCGACCCTTTCTTCATGCTAGACCCTTTTCCCCTTCTCTCGTCTCTTGCTCCTACAACAACTTCCCACGTTGGGATTCCAACGCCGAATCCTTTCGACCCCGAAATTTCACCTCCAACGGCCCCAGAGGCAAGGAACGGGAAGAGCAAGAACAAGGTTATGGGAGGAAGAGACGCTGGTGGTCTGATGGGGAAAGAGAGTTCgtggaagatgaagaagaagatacTTCTAGAGGGATTGTGGAAGAAGCCATTGATGGTGTCTGGTTTCTGCAG ATTTTGAAATCCTATGGTTGGACTCTACCGGTCATCCTTGCATCGTGGTTGCTATCCAGTGGCCCTAAAGCTTTCCTTATGGCATTAGCTCTTCCCCTTGGCCAGTCACTATTGGCACTAGCATTTGAGAAATTATGGGGACAGCCCGAGAGCAAACCAAAACGCAAGTACAGGACGAGGAGGAAACCCCGCCGTGGTAACAACACCAGAGTTGAGGAAGAACCAGTGGAAAACCAGAAAACCAAAAAGGGGTACCAATCATGGGTAGTTGAAGATAATGGTTCAGTTGATGAGGGCTCCCAAGAAGCAGCACAAAATTTTGGTGGATGGGATCACTTGGAGAGGTCAAGACCCGTGAAAAAGTCTTCCTTTGCCATGGATGGATCACGAACGATTCCTGTAGACGGTGGTAGGTTGAGtaggagagaaagaaaaagtgaCACACCTCTGCTGTTTCGATTGCTTATTGCAATTTTTCCATTTTTGGGCATATGGACAAAGATGCTGTGA